A genomic stretch from Aedes albopictus strain Foshan chromosome 2, AalbF5, whole genome shotgun sequence includes:
- the LOC109409093 gene encoding facilitated trehalose transporter Tret1 has protein sequence MTGMENSALVEKGPVPKIVTTNEKGVTLPNLEGQPDKRERGKAMRQVIAAFIANIGTINTGLIFGFSAVVIPQLHAKDSLIPVDESQASWVASLSAIGTPIGCLLSGYVMDNFGRKKALLITEIPMIIGWIVIACATNVEMIYAGRVLTGFGSGMIGAPARVYTSEVTQPHLRGMLCALASTGISLGVLFQYTLGAVTTWKTLSAISACLPVLAFALMLLMPESPNYLVSKNKPDQALKSLAKLRGSTYNLEKEVNQLQSFAQKSNQKKKLSPKETIQALLHPSCLKPFGILTLYFMMYQFSGVNTITFYAVEIFQDSGTTMDKYTCTIMLGVVRFIFTILAAILLRRCGRRPLTFISGIGCGVTMIGLGTYLYYKKSWEMAVPPIAPTATWFPVACIFVFTITCTLGFLVVPWVMIGELYPMKVRGIVGGFTTCMAHTFVFIVVKTYPFLAHLLERHGAFILYGCISFLGTVFFYLCLPETKGKTLQEIEDYFSGRIKSLKKSKQQEAEGQQLNNNSKPQLLTVEKNKLLP, from the exons atGACGGG AATGGAAAACTCCGCCCTAGTGGAAAAGGGCCCGGTGCCCAAGATAGTGACCACCAACGAGAAGGGCGTCACGCTACCGAATCTCGAAGGCCAACCGGACAAACGCGAACGGGGCAAAGCCATGCGCCAGGTGATAGCGGCCTTCATTGCCAACATCGGTACCATCAACACGGGTCTGATTTTTGGCTTCTCAGCCGTCGTGATACCTCAGCTGCACGCCAAGGACTCGCTCATACCGGTGGACGAAAGCCAGGCATCATGGGTTG CATCTCTCTCCGCCATCGGAACTCCCATTGGGTGCCTTCTCAGTGGCTATGTAATGGACAACTTCGGACGCAAGAAGGCCCTTCTGATAACGGAAATACCCATGATCATCGGCTGGATCGTAATCGCTTGCGCCACCAACGTAGAGATGATCTACGCGGGGCGCGTCCTGACTGGGTTCGGTTCCGGTATGATCGGTGCTCCGGCTCGTGTGTACACCTCGGAAGTAACCCAACCGCATCTTCGGGGGATGCTTTGTGCACTGGCGTCGACAGGGATCAGTTTAGGGGTGCTATTTCAATACACGCTGGGAGCGGTGACGACGTGGAAAACACTTTCGGCGATCTCTGCATGTCTTCCGGTGTTGGCGTTTGCGCTGATGTTACTCATGCCGGAATCTCCCAATTACCTGGTGTCCAAGAACAAACCGGATCAAGCTCTGAAGAGTCTGGCTAAGTTGCGAGGATCTACGTATAACCTGGAGAAGGAAGTTAATCAACTGCAGTCATTCGCTCAGAAGAGTAACCAAAAGAAGAAACTGTCGCCAAAGGAGACAATTCAAGCTCTGCTGCATCCATCCTGCTTGAAGCCATTTGGAATTTTGACTCTCTACTTCATGATGTACCAGTTCAGCGGTGTGAACACGATCACTTTCTACGCTGTGGAGATTTTCCAAGATTCCGGCACCACAATGGACAAGTACACGTGCACGATTATGCTAGGAGTGGTTCGGTTCATCTTCACAATCTTGGCCGCCATATTGCTCCGAAGGTGCGGTCGCCGACCATTGACGTTCATCTCCGGCATCGGATGCGGTGTCACGATGATCGGTTTGGGAACCTATCTCTACTACAAGAAGTCTTGGGAAATGGCTGTGCCTCCAATCGCTCCTACGGCCACGTGGTTCCCAGTGGCGTGCATCTTCGTGTTCACGATCACTTGCACGCTGGGCTTTCTGGTCGTGCCCTGGGTCATGATCGGTGAGCTGTATCCGATGAAGGTCCGAGGAATTGTCGGCGGGTTCACGACCTGCATGGCACATACCTTCGTCTTCATCGTCGTGAAGACTTATCCATTCCTGGCACATCTGCTGGAAAGGCATGGTGCCTTTATCCTGTACGGATGCATCTCGTTTTTAG GAACCGTCTTCTTCTACCTCTGTCTGCCGGAGACCAAGGGCAAGACGCTGCAGGAGATCGAAGACTACTTCTCGGGCCGCATCAAGTCGCTGAAGAAGTCCAAACAGCAGGAAGCCGAAGGCCAGCAGTTGAACAACAACTCCAAACCCCAACTGCTGACGGTGGAGAAGAACAAGCTGCTGCCGTAA